One Punica granatum isolate Tunisia-2019 chromosome 3, ASM765513v2, whole genome shotgun sequence genomic window carries:
- the LOC116201125 gene encoding methyltransferase-like protein 5 — MKLKQLEGLLGDLQQFSNPKIELEQYPTGPHIASRMLYTAENSFGDVSDKVVADFGCGCGTLGIAATLLGAEHVVGIDVDAQSLEVASLNAEELEVQMNFVQCDIKNLQFRGLTIDTVVMNPPFGTRKKGADMVFLSSALKVASQAVYSLHKTSTRDHIKRAALRDFNASTAEVLCELIYDVPQLYKFHKKREVDIAVDLWRFVPKRAQ; from the exons ATGAAGCTGAAGCAATTGGAAGGCCTCTTGGGCGATCTCCAGCAGTTCTCCAATCCAAAG ATTGAGCTTGAACAGTACCCAACTGGGCCCCACATCGCTTCTCGCATGCTGTACACT GCAGAGAACTCATTTGGCGATGTGAGCGACAAGGTAGTGGCTGATTTCGGGTGTGGGTGCGGCACTTTAGGCATCGCAGCCACCCTTTTAGGTGCAGA ACATGTTGTAGGGATTGACGTTGATGCTCAGTCTCTGGAAGTTGCATCTTTGAACGCAGAGGAGCTCGAG GTGCAAATGAACTTTGTTCAGTGTGACATaaaaaatttgcaatttaGGG GCCTTACTATAGATACAGTTGTGATGAATCCCCCTTTTGGAACACGGAAAAAGGGTGCAGATATGGTTTTCCTTTCCTCAGCACTTAAG GTGGCTTCTCAAGCAGTGTACTCCTTGCATAAGACCTCAACAAGAGAC CACATTAAAAGGGCGGCTCTGCGGGACTTTAATGCGAGCACCGCAGAGGTATTATGTGAG CTTATATACGATGTTCCTCAGCTGTACAAGTTTCACAAGAAAAGAGAGGTCGATATTGCTGTGGATCTCTGGCGCTTTGTTCCGAAAAGAGCACAATAG